In the genome of Planifilum fimeticola, one region contains:
- the pilM gene encoding type IV pilus biogenesis protein PilM, whose protein sequence is MGFRRYRLGLEWTDSFFKLVELCQRRGKILVTDAVVHPLPPGWFREGTVAEPESVVQAVRDVLKEKKLHTRKVHIAVGGGHVRVMRRRLPELGKRGLRKWIQKKVLPEADLPWEDPVFDCCPVGHVWEDDGEQDTVIVAASRRTVSAFASLAEWCGLEPVGLEPAPLGLHRWLVHTLPEVFSKRMTVQISPRAVEVSFFDGDVWLETRVLSLPMTLFAEGGESQSDPLAPRLKGEEEVKRYGEALTAGLKEILEGFKGRAGWMPKEWVLTGEGVDFSLLRDRLKPEEGVVTISPSPGEFMAEYLRERVSPWLGPCLSVSIGLLMDGGMSV, encoded by the coding sequence ATGGGGTTCCGGCGATATCGGTTGGGATTGGAATGGACCGATTCCTTTTTCAAATTGGTCGAGTTGTGTCAAAGACGGGGGAAGATCCTTGTGACCGACGCGGTGGTTCATCCGCTTCCGCCGGGCTGGTTCCGGGAAGGGACGGTCGCGGAACCGGAGAGCGTGGTACAGGCGGTCCGGGATGTTTTGAAGGAGAAGAAACTGCACACGCGCAAGGTTCACATCGCCGTCGGAGGAGGACATGTGCGGGTGATGCGTCGGCGGCTTCCGGAGTTGGGGAAGCGGGGGCTTCGAAAGTGGATTCAAAAAAAGGTTCTTCCCGAGGCGGACCTGCCCTGGGAAGATCCGGTCTTCGATTGTTGCCCGGTGGGACATGTTTGGGAAGACGACGGCGAGCAGGACACGGTGATCGTGGCGGCGTCCCGCAGGACGGTCTCCGCTTTCGCTTCTCTGGCGGAATGGTGCGGATTGGAGCCGGTCGGACTGGAACCGGCACCCCTCGGGCTGCATCGGTGGCTGGTCCACACCCTGCCTGAGGTGTTTTCGAAACGGATGACCGTTCAAATCTCGCCAAGAGCTGTGGAAGTCAGCTTTTTCGATGGTGACGTCTGGTTGGAAACCCGCGTTCTTTCCCTGCCGATGACCCTTTTTGCCGAGGGGGGAGAATCACAATCCGATCCCCTGGCACCCCGGTTAAAGGGAGAAGAGGAGGTCAAACGGTACGGAGAGGCGTTGACGGCGGGTCTAAAGGAGATCCTGGAGGGCTTCAAGGGACGAGCCGGATGGATGCCCAAGGAGTGGGTGCTGACGGGAGAAGGGGTGGATTTTTCCCTGTTGCGTGACCGATTAAAACCGGAAGAGGGCGTCGTGACCATCAGCCCCTCCCCCGGAGAGTTCATGGCGGAATACCTGCGGGAGCGGGTTTCTCCCTGGCTGGGCCCCTGCCTGTCCGTTTCGATCGGCCTGCTCATGGATGGGGGGATGTCGGTGTGA
- a CDS encoding Maf family protein codes for MQPELVLASRSPRRREILSRLGLSFSVQPGEVDEAGVTGKDPAELVERLALSKALDVAGSRERALVIGADTIVVLGGEVLGKPADSAEAVAMLERLQGRTHQVYSGLAVVEVEAGSTVRKAVGHRVTEVTMRPVDREEIEWYVGTGEPLDKAGAYGIQGLGVLLVDRIEGCYTNVVGMSVPLLLQLTKQLGYALVRDFRLPDDEA; via the coding sequence GTGCAACCGGAATTGGTATTGGCTTCGCGTTCTCCCCGGCGCAGGGAAATTCTCAGTCGGTTGGGCCTTTCCTTTTCCGTTCAACCCGGGGAGGTGGATGAGGCCGGAGTGACGGGAAAGGATCCCGCTGAGCTGGTTGAACGGCTGGCTCTCTCCAAAGCCCTCGACGTGGCCGGGTCCAGGGAGCGGGCGCTGGTGATCGGTGCGGACACCATCGTCGTTCTGGGCGGTGAAGTACTCGGCAAACCGGCGGATTCGGCGGAAGCGGTCGCCATGCTGGAGCGCCTGCAGGGACGGACGCATCAGGTATACAGCGGATTGGCCGTCGTGGAGGTGGAAGCAGGTTCGACCGTAAGAAAAGCCGTCGGTCACCGGGTCACGGAGGTGACGATGCGGCCGGTGGATCGGGAGGAAATCGAATGGTACGTCGGGACCGGAGAACCGTTGGACAAGGCCGGCGCATACGGGATTCAGGGTTTAGGGGTCCTGCTTGTGGACCGAATTGAAGGCTGTTACACCAATGTGGTTGGAATGTCGGTTCCGCTGCTCCTTCAGTTGACGAAGCAGTTGGGTTACGCTCTGGTTCGCGATTTTCGATTGCCGGACGATGAGGCGTGA
- a CDS encoding PilN domain-containing protein produces the protein MKVNLLPKPSWGRRHFFWGLLLVILWIMGFMAAVLWLFAFQEERISEARSNLARLAPVEKEVREQVRERDAFMKEHGPALAYVGAVDRLDRERLKWDEAISALEASLPPSAVVFDLQVKGSRLDGKGAFHTVNDVAFFTQMMEESESVASFAVDSIEKSETDPSLEVKPKKAWIVRFHLTLDKPAQKGDLP, from the coding sequence GTGAAGGTCAATCTGCTGCCGAAGCCCTCCTGGGGGAGGCGCCATTTCTTCTGGGGACTTTTGCTCGTGATTTTGTGGATCATGGGGTTCATGGCGGCGGTTCTCTGGCTTTTTGCCTTCCAAGAGGAACGGATTTCCGAGGCGCGGTCCAACCTGGCCCGACTTGCGCCCGTGGAAAAGGAGGTGCGTGAACAAGTACGGGAACGGGATGCGTTCATGAAGGAGCACGGCCCTGCGCTTGCCTATGTGGGGGCGGTGGATCGGCTGGATCGGGAGCGGCTGAAATGGGACGAGGCGATCAGCGCATTGGAGGCATCGCTGCCGCCGTCGGCGGTGGTGTTTGATCTTCAGGTAAAGGGAAGCCGGCTGGACGGGAAGGGGGCGTTCCACACGGTGAACGATGTGGCGTTTTTCACTCAGATGATGGAAGAAAGTGAGTCGGTCGCTTCCTTTGCGGTGGACAGCATCGAGAAGAGTGAAACGGATCCCTCCCTGGAAGTGAAACCGAAAAAGGCGTGGATTGTCCGCTTCCATTTGACCCTGGACAAGCCTGCCCAGAAGGGGGATCTGCCGTGA